The proteins below are encoded in one region of Papilio machaon chromosome 27, ilPapMach1.1, whole genome shotgun sequence:
- the LOC106708105 gene encoding probable deoxyhypusine synthase, translating into MDAVKTQKIKSNAPDVAITAVLGPSQELPAETPTVAGYDWENGTDYNKILESYTRTGFQATSFGKAVAEINNMLKCRSIPLTEETCDPHEEDIFIKKKTNCTIFLGFTSNMISSGLRDTIRFLVKNKLVDCIVTTAGGVEEDLIKCLAPTYIGDFNLSGKILRSRGINRIGNLLVPNDNYCLFEEWVTPLLDEMLEEQVRENVVWSPSRIIARLGEKINDEKSVCYWAWKNNIPIFSPALTDGSLGDMMYFHSYKRPGLIIDILGDLRRLNTMAVKANNTGMIILGGGVIKHHICNANLMRNGADFAVYVNTSCEYDGSDAGARPDEAVSWGKIRVNATPVKLYADATLVFPLLVAQTFAKHHFSNKKNV; encoded by the coding sequence ATGGACGCAGTGAAAACTCAGAAGATTAAATCGAACGCACCCGATGTTGCGATCACAGCAGTGTTGGGTCCAAGTCAGGAATTACCTGCAGAAACTCCAACCGTAGCTGGGTACGACTGGGAAAATGGTacagattataataaaatactcgAAAGTTATACTCGAACTGGTTTCCAAGCGACCAGTTTCGGTAAAGCGGTCGCAGAAATCAATAACATGCTCAAATGTCGTTCAATACCATTAACGGAAGAGACCTGCGACCCTCACGaagaagatatatttattaagaagaaGACTAATTGCACTATTTTCTTAGGATTCACTTCCAACATGATTTCTTCCGGTTTACGAGATACTATACGgtttctagtaaaaaataagcttGTTGATTGTATTGTTACTACAGCTGGCGGGGTAGAGGAAGATCTTATAAAATGCTTAGCACCTACATATATAGGAGATTTTAATTTGAGCGGAAAGATATTACGATCTCGTGGAATCAATAGGATTGGCAATTTATTAGTTCCGAatgataattattgtttattcgAAGAATGGGTTACACCATTACTCGATGAAATGTTAGAAGAGCAAGTCAGAGAAAATGTTGTTTGGTCACCATCAAGAATTATAGCTAGGTTAGGTGAAAAAATCAATGATGAGAAATCAGTTTGCTATTGGGCTTGGAAGAATAATATACCTATCTTTAGTCCCGCTTTAACTGATGGTTCATTAGGTGATATGATGTATTTTCACTCTTATAAACGTCCTGGCCTTATAATTGATATACTCGGAGACTTACGGAGACTCAATACAATGGCTGTGAAAGCAAATAATACTGGTATGATTATTTTGGGTGGTGGAGTTATAAAGCATCACATTTGTAATGCTAACTTAATGAGAAATGGTGCTGATTTTGCTGTATATGTTAACACATCTTGTGAATATGACGGTAGTGATGCAGGGGCTAGACCAGATGAAGCAGTCTCTTGGGGAAAAATCAGAGTTAATGCAACTCCGGTGAAGCTATATGCAGATGCAACTTTAGTGTTTCCATTACTTGTTGCTCAGACATTTGCTAAACATCATTTTAGCAATAAAaagaatgtttaa